The nucleotide sequence TACTATGAAGATTTAACCAAACTTTATACTGGAAAAAGAGATCTATTCCTTAAAGGACTTGATGAAGCTGGCTTAAAGTATATAAAACCACAAGGTGCATATTATGTACTTGTAGATATATCAGATTTGAAAAGAAAAAATGAAACAGATCTTGAATTTTCCGAATGGATGATAAAAGAAATTGGAGTTGCTCCGGTACCAGGATCTAGTTTTTTTAAAGAGGATATAAATTATCTTATTCGTTTCCATTTTGCAAAAAAAGATGATACTTTAAAAGAGGCTATAAAAAGACTTAAGACTTTAGTATATAAAGCCAGGATCAGAAAATCCACTCTTCTATGATATATAGAGTTTCTAACCTGCAACCTGACTTATACTTTGATTAGATATACAACTTTTGATACTATAAATACTTTTTTATAATTTTGGGTTTAGAATTATTAAAAGTATTTATAGTACTGAATTTTGATAACTATTTGAAGTATTTGTCTATTATCTTTTCTGCTGTTCTCCTCTGCATATTGGCATTATTTATAAGTGTTAAAACTACAAGTAGTAACTTTTCATAATCATCTGACCTGTCGAGTTTTTCTGATTCCTTCAAAATTGAATTTACCTTGTTTTCAATTTCTTCTTTAAGGCTAACCTCATCTGCTTTTTTTATGTTCAAAAATACCTGATATAGGGAATCTAACTTCATATTCTCCTCTTCTTTTGAATTTACTACTATTTTATTTAACAAAAGTTTTATATCATTTATAGATAAAATCTGCTTTAAATTATATAAAAATATCATCATTATTATATGATTTCTTGAATACTTTTTATTTTTAATAGGCATAAGTATTTTATCCTT is from Clostridium fermenticellae and encodes:
- a CDS encoding DUF1836 domain-containing protein, with the protein product MGDIKKNVLESIEELNLNQEIELSDIPKLDLYMDQVITLFETSLSGTKRSEEDKLLTKTMINNYTKDKILMPIKNKKYSRNHIIMMIFLYNLKQILSINDIKLLLNKIVVNSKEEENMKLDSLYQVFLNIKKADEVSLKEEIENKVNSILKESEKLDRSDDYEKLLLVVLTLINNANMQRRTAEKIIDKYFK